One window of Gavia stellata isolate bGavSte3 chromosome Z, bGavSte3.hap2, whole genome shotgun sequence genomic DNA carries:
- the IER3IP1 gene encoding immediate early response 3-interacting protein 1: MAFTLYSLLQAALLVVNAVAVLHEERFLRHVGWGSDQGIGGFGEEPGIKAQLTNLIRSVRTVMRVPLIAVNSVTIVLLLLFG, translated from the exons aTGGCGTTCACGCTGTACTCGCTGCTGCAGGCCGCGCTCCTCGTCGTCAACGCCGTCGCCGTGCTGCACGAGGAGCGCTTCCTCCGACACG TTGGCTGGGGAAGCGATCAAGGGATTGGAGGATTTGGAGAGGAACCAGGAATTAAAGCCCAGCTAACGAACCTTATTCGATCTGTACGAACCGTTATGAGAG tgCCATTAATCGCAGTGAACTCCGTTACAATCGTTCTCCTCCTGTTGTTTGGTTGA